In a genomic window of Thiosocius teredinicola:
- a CDS encoding acyl carrier protein: MSESTEQKVIELVAKHSETDVAQISADTNLTDTGIESVGVAELIFDLEEYFDITIEDTDDIQNRFNLGTIADIVKLIEKLRA, from the coding sequence GTGAGTGAATCTACAGAACAAAAAGTAATCGAGCTGGTCGCAAAGCATTCGGAAACCGATGTTGCGCAGATCTCTGCCGACACCAACCTGACGGATACCGGTATTGAGTCCGTCGGTGTCGCCGAGTTGATCTTCGATCTGGAGGAATACTTCGATATCACGATTGAAGATACCGACGATATTCAGAACCGTTTCAACCTCGGGACCATCGCCGACATCGTCAAACTGATTGAGAAACTGCGGGCCTGA
- a CDS encoding beta-ketoacyl-[acyl-carrier-protein] synthase family protein, giving the protein MDQRIVVTGFGAISALGNNREAFAHNLFAGFDGVDEISRFDPESVQCRRAAEVRGFVPAEHINEKDLSFYDPFSQFAVVAAREAVAHAGITIDTELAERCVVLFGTGVGGQQTQEDGYRRLLIEGAKRLHPFTVPKLIPSSAASLISMDLGVTGPTLGITSACSSSGHAIAQGMLMLRSGMADVVIAGGAEAPVVYGCVKAWESMRVLAKDCCRPFSANRGGTILGEGAAALILETLDHAQARGADIHAEIVGFGMSSDAHHIVQPTVDGPARAMSNAVQSAGIDIQQIDYLNAHGSGTGQNDPIETKAIRKVFGEHADRLGVSSTKSMHGHTLGAASALEAVATILALRKQRMPPTINYLGADPDCDLDYVTNEARDKPMRYAMSNSFAFGGLNVSLVLGPVHDADV; this is encoded by the coding sequence GTGGATCAACGTATCGTTGTTACCGGTTTCGGTGCGATTTCCGCATTGGGCAACAATCGCGAAGCATTTGCTCACAACCTGTTCGCGGGATTCGATGGCGTCGATGAAATCAGCCGCTTCGACCCGGAGTCGGTGCAATGCCGCCGGGCGGCCGAGGTTCGCGGCTTCGTTCCGGCCGAACATATCAACGAGAAGGACTTGTCGTTCTACGACCCTTTCTCCCAGTTTGCCGTGGTCGCAGCGCGCGAAGCGGTCGCCCATGCCGGCATCACAATCGATACCGAGCTTGCCGAACGGTGCGTCGTGTTGTTCGGTACCGGTGTCGGTGGGCAACAAACACAGGAAGACGGCTATCGTCGACTGCTCATAGAAGGCGCGAAACGCCTGCATCCGTTTACCGTACCGAAGCTCATACCCAGCTCGGCGGCGAGCCTGATCAGCATGGACCTGGGCGTTACCGGGCCGACCTTGGGGATCACCAGTGCCTGTTCGTCGTCGGGGCATGCTATCGCTCAGGGCATGCTGATGCTGCGCAGTGGCATGGCTGACGTCGTGATCGCGGGTGGTGCAGAAGCCCCGGTGGTGTACGGCTGCGTGAAGGCCTGGGAGAGCATGCGGGTGTTGGCCAAGGATTGTTGCCGGCCGTTCTCGGCCAATCGTGGCGGTACGATTCTGGGTGAAGGTGCAGCGGCCCTGATACTTGAAACCCTGGACCACGCGCAGGCTAGGGGTGCTGATATTCACGCCGAGATCGTAGGCTTCGGCATGAGTTCAGATGCGCACCATATCGTGCAGCCGACGGTCGATGGCCCGGCACGTGCGATGTCGAATGCTGTGCAATCGGCGGGCATCGATATTCAACAGATCGACTACCTCAACGCGCACGGCAGTGGTACCGGGCAGAACGATCCGATTGAGACGAAGGCGATCCGTAAGGTATTCGGCGAGCATGCGGACAGGCTTGGTGTATCGTCGACGAAATCGATGCACGGCCATACGCTCGGTGCCGCCAGTGCGCTGGAGGCTGTCGCCACAATCCTCGCGTTACGCAAACAGCGCATGCCGCCGACGATCAATTACCTTGGGGCTGACCCGGATTGTGATCTTGACTATGTGACCAACGAGGCGCGCGACAAGCCAATGCGCTACGCGATGTCGAACTCGTTTGCCTTCGGTGGATTGAACGTATCGCTTGTATTAGGGCCGGTACACGATGCTGATGTCTGA
- a CDS encoding class I SAM-dependent methyltransferase, which translates to MKKKGKRRSKSTPSIASTADRHHLYELSVQCAEAEIDFVDETFRKLKKRRAKLLREDFCGTANVCCEWVKRGDKREAIGVDLDPEVLDWGRKNNLSKLTKKQRQRITLLEKNVLNVKTAKPDIISAMNFSYWLLKERQNLKQYFKSVHSSLQDDGIFFLDCYGGYDSHKEIVEEREIDDDGDGFTYIWEQTSFNPIDHELHCTISFAFPDGSEMNKAFSYEWRLWSLPEVRELLEECGFSRVTVYWQGWDKDGEPDGDFKPAKRADADAGWIAYLTAEK; encoded by the coding sequence ATGAAGAAGAAAGGCAAACGCCGTAGCAAATCTACCCCTTCCATTGCCTCCACCGCCGACCGCCACCATCTCTATGAACTCTCTGTGCAGTGCGCCGAGGCCGAGATCGATTTTGTCGACGAGACCTTCCGCAAGCTGAAAAAACGGCGCGCCAAGCTGCTGCGCGAAGACTTCTGCGGCACGGCCAACGTCTGCTGCGAATGGGTGAAGCGCGGCGACAAACGCGAGGCCATCGGTGTCGACCTCGATCCCGAAGTGCTCGACTGGGGACGTAAGAACAACCTGTCGAAACTCACGAAAAAGCAGCGCCAACGTATCACGCTGCTTGAAAAAAACGTCTTGAACGTCAAGACGGCCAAGCCCGATATCATCTCGGCGATGAACTTCAGCTATTGGCTGCTGAAGGAACGGCAGAACCTCAAGCAATACTTTAAGAGCGTGCATTCGTCATTGCAGGACGATGGCATCTTCTTCCTCGATTGTTACGGCGGCTACGACAGCCACAAAGAGATCGTCGAAGAGCGCGAAATCGACGACGACGGCGATGGCTTCACCTACATCTGGGAACAAACTTCGTTCAACCCGATAGACCACGAACTGCACTGCACGATCTCGTTCGCCTTCCCCGACGGTTCGGAGATGAACAAGGCGTTCAGCTACGAGTGGCGCCTGTGGTCGCTGCCCGAGGTGCGCGAACTGCTCGAAGAGTGCGGCTTTAGCCGGGTGACCGTGTATTGGCAGGGCTGGGACAAGGACGGCGAGCCCGACGGCGATTTCAAGCCCGCAAAACGCGCCGACGCCGATGCCGGCTGGATCGCCTATCTGACCGCCGAAAAATAA
- a CDS encoding aminoacyl-tRNA deacylase yields the protein MGVATTLREYLESRGIAYEIVEHPHTDSAMRAAEAAHVPGDQVAKPVLLGDDHSYLLAVIPATHRLELDRLNQMMARNLEMLPEDEIEATFSDCERGAIPALGEPYGVDVLIDPALIHQADVYFESGDHEHLIHLHGEVFRNLMEHVPRAHVSHHL from the coding sequence ATGGGTGTTGCAACGACACTCCGGGAGTATCTGGAGAGCCGTGGCATTGCTTACGAAATCGTCGAGCATCCACATACCGACTCTGCCATGCGTGCCGCCGAAGCGGCGCATGTGCCGGGTGATCAAGTGGCCAAGCCAGTTCTACTTGGCGACGACCACAGTTATCTTCTCGCCGTGATACCGGCAACCCACCGACTGGAACTGGATCGCCTGAACCAGATGATGGCGCGCAATCTCGAAATGCTGCCCGAGGACGAAATCGAGGCGACATTTTCGGATTGCGAGCGAGGCGCGATTCCGGCGTTGGGCGAACCCTACGGTGTCGACGTGCTGATCGACCCGGCGCTGATCCATCAAGCGGACGTGTATTTCGAATCGGGCGACCATGAGCACCTGATTCATCTGCACGGCGAGGTGTTCCGCAACCTGATGGAACACGTCCCCCGGGCACACGTCAGCCATCACCTCTGA
- a CDS encoding HAD-IB family phosphatase yields the protein MNSPYPRAEARRSKLACFDFDGTLTSSNIIHQIIVIKFAYYAGLKRYLWLFGFVLSLPVYFYWYKRDAVEFNRRIYRQFRGLERRRLEQIVDERVVPFVLLKVFADAHLRIADYRQRGYELMVISASWHVVVSAVAARLGIRHCQATTLEEVDGVLTGEIVRLVDGEEKSLALTQFCRDYGDRPGHIEVFGNSSWDIPMLEQAGRAHVVNPGRALTAWANANDAESHRWKHPRLHWSVFVFYPLAYLIVSRCEGLEEIPKTGGALIIANHTSYLDHFVLYSLVARHVRRQAKFVAKVEHFKNPMVSRIITSLGAFPIDRQRGGRTALSRTVEMVNRGELVVIYPEGTRSRDGELKAFKAGIVFVQDKTGCPIVPAAIHGAYAMWPARNRIPRPGRIHVKFGSKIDQWDPSDLASLSPLGVQKKKLDTLHAKVQALFNAIQ from the coding sequence ATGAACTCACCGTACCCACGCGCCGAAGCCAGACGATCGAAACTGGCGTGCTTCGACTTCGACGGTACGCTGACGTCGAGCAACATCATTCATCAGATCATCGTTATCAAATTCGCCTATTACGCGGGCCTCAAGCGTTACCTGTGGCTCTTTGGGTTCGTGTTGTCGTTGCCGGTGTACTTCTATTGGTATAAGCGCGACGCGGTGGAGTTCAACCGGCGTATCTACCGACAGTTTCGTGGGCTGGAACGGCGCAGGCTCGAGCAGATCGTCGACGAGCGGGTGGTACCGTTTGTTCTCCTGAAGGTGTTTGCCGACGCGCACCTGCGCATCGCTGACTACCGGCAGCGCGGCTATGAACTGATGGTCATTTCGGCGTCCTGGCATGTGGTCGTGTCGGCTGTCGCTGCTCGCCTGGGTATTCGCCATTGTCAGGCAACCACGCTCGAAGAAGTCGACGGCGTGTTGACCGGTGAGATCGTCCGGCTGGTGGATGGCGAGGAAAAGTCACTCGCTCTGACGCAGTTCTGTCGAGACTATGGCGACCGTCCTGGGCATATCGAGGTCTTCGGCAACTCCTCGTGGGACATACCGATGCTCGAGCAGGCAGGGCGCGCCCACGTCGTGAACCCCGGTCGGGCGTTGACTGCCTGGGCAAACGCAAACGATGCCGAGTCGCATCGCTGGAAGCATCCCAGGCTGCACTGGTCGGTATTCGTGTTCTATCCGCTGGCGTACCTGATCGTTTCGCGCTGCGAGGGTTTGGAAGAGATTCCGAAGACAGGCGGCGCCCTGATCATCGCCAATCACACCAGCTATTTGGACCATTTCGTGCTCTACAGCCTGGTGGCCAGGCACGTACGCAGGCAGGCCAAGTTTGTCGCCAAGGTCGAGCATTTCAAGAATCCGATGGTGAGTCGAATCATCACCTCTCTCGGTGCTTTCCCGATCGATCGGCAGCGCGGTGGGCGAACCGCATTGTCGAGAACGGTGGAGATGGTCAACCGGGGTGAACTGGTGGTGATCTATCCGGAAGGCACGCGCAGTCGGGACGGAGAATTGAAGGCCTTCAAAGCGGGGATCGTTTTCGTGCAGGACAAGACGGGTTGTCCGATTGTGCCCGCGGCGATCCATGGCGCCTACGCGATGTGGCCCGCCCGAAATCGCATTCCCCGGCCGGGCCGCATTCACGTGAAATTCGGCAGCAAAATCGACCAGTGGGATCCGTCCGATCTGGCCAGCCTGTCGCCGCTGGGTGTCCAGAAGAAGAAACTCGACACTCTGCATGCGAAGGTGCAGGCATTGTTCAATGCCATACAGTAG
- a CDS encoding fatty acid desaturase family protein — protein sequence MADQNLLKETRVYAKEDRRKSWRFVVTTMALLVASMVLAVVVDNAVARLLLSILIGLLMVRAFILFHDFYHHAILRDSPIAKGLFWTYGMLTLSPPSIWKETHNFHHAHTSVIEFSNIGSFRIMTVEEWRRSSPLSRWLYRAQRHPLTIVFGYFTVFLYGMCIQGFLRKPRKNWEGLLAVAIAVLIFAGFLLADALALYFFVWLLPSMIGAALGAYLFYAQHNFPGMELKERNDWTYTYAALHSTSFIDMPKIMHWFTGNIGYHHIHHINHRVPFYRLPEAMQGIPALQVPHVTTLNPKEVWRCLKLMLWDSQANRMITTEEIA from the coding sequence ATGGCAGATCAAAACCTGCTGAAGGAAACACGCGTCTACGCGAAAGAAGATCGACGCAAGAGCTGGCGCTTCGTCGTCACAACGATGGCGCTGTTGGTGGCGAGCATGGTGCTGGCGGTCGTCGTCGACAACGCCGTCGCCAGACTGTTGCTGTCGATACTCATCGGTCTGTTGATGGTGCGAGCATTCATTCTGTTTCACGATTTCTACCATCACGCGATCCTGCGGGATTCGCCCATAGCGAAAGGTTTGTTCTGGACCTATGGCATGCTGACCCTGAGTCCGCCGAGCATTTGGAAGGAGACACACAACTTCCATCACGCGCATACCTCGGTCATCGAGTTCTCGAACATCGGCTCGTTTCGCATCATGACGGTCGAGGAGTGGCGGCGTTCCTCACCTCTGAGCCGCTGGCTTTATCGAGCGCAACGACACCCCTTGACGATCGTGTTCGGGTATTTCACGGTATTTCTGTACGGCATGTGCATACAGGGCTTTTTGCGCAAGCCACGCAAGAACTGGGAAGGGTTGTTGGCGGTCGCGATCGCGGTATTGATCTTCGCCGGCTTCCTTCTCGCTGATGCCTTGGCGCTGTACTTTTTTGTATGGCTGCTACCTTCGATGATCGGTGCGGCGCTCGGCGCTTACCTGTTCTACGCGCAGCACAACTTTCCCGGTATGGAACTCAAAGAGCGCAATGACTGGACGTATACCTACGCGGCATTGCATTCAACGTCATTTATCGACATGCCGAAGATCATGCATTGGTTCACCGGCAATATCGGGTATCACCACATACACCACATCAATCACCGGGTACCGTTCTACCGTCTCCCGGAAGCCATGCAGGGGATTCCTGCACTGCAGGTGCCGCATGTCACCACGCTGAATCCCAAAGAGGTGTGGCGATGCCTGAAATTGATGTTGTGGGATAGCCAGGCAAACCGAATGATTACAACAGAAGAAATCGCGTGA
- a CDS encoding AsmA family protein, producing MRSLLKVLFGLILVIVVLAVGVVVYLTTVFDPNEHKPRIVEQAKKELGRDIAIEQDLSVTYSPWLGLRTGGVRVGNAAGFKAKNMAEIDELDIRVKLWPLLSQRVEVDTLVLKGLRLNLEKDAQGKTNWADLTEKAAADAEQKPAEKEQPSDGGSAVQFSVQGIQIEQGRVSWDDRQAGKQYVLDGVRLVTGALEPGASVPVEAGVLFTSNAPAMKLDASLEVTLSSDDDLAVFKADGLTLLLDAEGEGLPSGGAKLSLKANMVADTRADTLSLDQLEITGPAMKATGNVAVSGMKTNPQAKGKLKIAETNLKTLASMFATPIETTDPNAMTKAGGELSFDYANGAVKLDPFKITLDDSELDGFVHVLKTDGPVVRTKMTLNEIDLDRYMPPAAAGSQAGAAKSDGDAAKNGGKTASADPFGGLRTLDFEGDFKIGKLKVNNARMSNVTAKVVSKGGVLKVDPMAADLYQGKFNGSTTFDARGKQPKLALNNSLTGIQVGPLLKDVAGEDRLTGNGELHANVSMVGLSEADIKRSLNGTSRFAFTDGALKGVNIAETVRKASAALGIESKSMETGTPGQTDFSELSGSLQMTNGIVRNDDLQAKSPLLRIEGKGKVDLPNNSIDYLVITELVKSLAGQGGKSRDELSGVPIPVRVTGPLDNPSYRPDLQAAINAKAKAKIDEKKEELKQKAEEKVKEKLDDALKGLFR from the coding sequence ATGCGTTCCCTGCTCAAGGTGTTATTCGGGCTGATCCTGGTGATCGTCGTGCTGGCCGTCGGTGTGGTTGTTTATCTGACGACCGTGTTCGATCCGAACGAGCATAAACCGCGGATCGTTGAACAGGCCAAGAAGGAACTCGGGCGCGATATCGCGATCGAGCAGGACCTAAGCGTGACCTACTCTCCGTGGCTGGGCCTGCGAACCGGCGGGGTGAGAGTCGGCAACGCCGCGGGTTTCAAGGCCAAGAACATGGCCGAGATCGATGAACTCGACATCCGCGTGAAGCTTTGGCCGCTGCTGAGCCAGCGTGTCGAAGTCGATACCCTGGTACTCAAGGGCCTGCGCCTGAACCTCGAAAAAGACGCGCAAGGCAAAACGAACTGGGCGGACCTGACGGAAAAAGCCGCGGCCGATGCCGAACAAAAGCCGGCTGAAAAAGAGCAGCCCTCAGACGGGGGTTCCGCCGTGCAGTTCAGCGTGCAGGGTATCCAGATCGAACAGGGCCGGGTCTCCTGGGACGACCGCCAGGCCGGCAAGCAGTATGTGCTCGACGGTGTTCGCCTGGTGACCGGTGCACTCGAACCGGGCGCGTCGGTGCCGGTAGAGGCCGGGGTGCTGTTCACCAGCAACGCGCCGGCGATGAAGCTCGATGCCTCGCTGGAGGTAACGCTGTCGAGCGATGACGACCTCGCGGTGTTCAAGGCCGATGGCCTGACGCTGCTACTGGACGCCGAGGGCGAAGGGCTGCCGTCGGGTGGCGCCAAGTTGTCGCTGAAGGCGAACATGGTGGCCGACACCCGGGCCGACACGCTGTCGCTCGATCAACTCGAGATCACCGGGCCGGCGATGAAGGCGACCGGCAATGTTGCGGTCAGCGGCATGAAGACCAACCCCCAGGCCAAGGGCAAGCTCAAGATTGCCGAAACCAATCTGAAGACGTTGGCATCGATGTTCGCGACCCCGATCGAGACGACCGATCCAAACGCAATGACCAAGGCCGGTGGCGAACTGAGCTTCGACTACGCCAACGGCGCGGTCAAACTCGATCCCTTCAAGATCACGCTCGATGATTCCGAACTCGACGGCTTCGTACACGTGTTGAAGACCGACGGGCCGGTCGTCAGGACCAAGATGACGTTGAATGAAATCGACCTGGATCGCTACATGCCACCGGCAGCAGCCGGCAGCCAAGCGGGTGCGGCAAAGTCGGACGGCGATGCGGCGAAGAATGGTGGCAAGACGGCGTCGGCCGATCCCTTTGGCGGTTTGCGCACGCTGGATTTCGAGGGTGACTTCAAGATCGGCAAGCTCAAGGTCAACAATGCGCGCATGAGCAATGTGACGGCCAAAGTGGTATCGAAAGGCGGCGTGCTCAAGGTCGATCCGATGGCGGCGGATCTCTACCAGGGAAAGTTCAACGGTAGCACCACGTTCGACGCCCGCGGGAAGCAACCGAAGCTGGCGCTGAACAATTCACTGACCGGCATCCAGGTTGGCCCGCTGCTGAAAGATGTTGCCGGCGAGGATCGCTTGACGGGTAACGGTGAACTGCACGCGAACGTCAGCATGGTCGGGCTCAGTGAGGCTGATATAAAACGCAGCTTGAACGGCACGTCGCGCTTTGCCTTCACCGATGGCGCGCTGAAAGGCGTCAATATCGCCGAAACCGTGCGCAAGGCGAGCGCCGCGCTCGGGATCGAGAGCAAATCGATGGAAACCGGCACGCCGGGTCAGACCGATTTCTCGGAGCTCAGCGGTTCACTGCAGATGACAAACGGTATCGTGCGCAACGACGACCTGCAGGCCAAGTCACCGCTGTTGCGCATCGAGGGCAAGGGCAAGGTGGATCTGCCGAACAACTCGATCGACTACCTCGTGATCACCGAGTTGGTGAAATCGTTGGCGGGGCAGGGTGGCAAGAGCCGTGACGAGCTGTCGGGTGTGCCGATACCGGTGCGCGTGACCGGTCCGCTGGACAACCCGAGCTACCGTCCTGATCTGCAGGCGGCAATCAACGCCAAGGCGAAGGCCAAGATCGACGAGAAGAAGGAAGAACTCAAGCAGAAGGCCGAAGAGAAGGTGAAGGAAAAACTCGACGATGCCCTGAAAGGGTTGTTCCGCTAG
- a CDS encoding chemotaxis protein CheB, translating to MTHVDRFPIVGIGASAGGLEALGDMLCQASDADPMAYVIVQHLDPNHQSLMAELLGRKTHVPVKQVDSGEPVEPGCVYVIPPGKNLGIENDRLVLRDFAQPRGLRRPIDDFFVSLAEHHGADAACVILSGTGADGTIGLRSIKEHGGVGLVQAPETAGYDGMPSSAVATGLVDFICDAPDIISTLKRYFERRDDPDGTGQATSVAGCIGELCKSLSATTGHDFAGYKKTTVSRRIERRMQILNIGDAGEYVERVRSDANEVDLLFRDLLINVTRFFRDPEYFDVLDQTVIRPLVEEADDEVRIWVPGCSSGEEAYSIAMLVANALDSLSCDAKVHIFATDIDSAMLAVAREGRYPPASFADIPEKMRSRYTIGDSTGFRIVPRIRDMIRFSEHSLVKDAPFSRIDLISCRNLLIYFETKLQQVVLPLFHYALNAGGYLFLGSSESVGRFDDLFDPLDRRARIFTRRDGNTKYLTYLPLNSTASRHRSSRMPAGTKAASPAAWEESIATRRVLDSYAPASMVVGADGEILVTNGQLGKFFEFRAGRFASQLAPALARAGLREVLSPLLQQASQSRKRMIARDVEVRAEFGVQQVDVVVDPLPDDTMLLIFKSVAPFKAFSQDDFIDFQPGGSQVELLEDELRLTRYRLRGTVEELETANEELKSSNEEMMSMNEELQSTNEELSTVNDELKDKVDQLTVANADLRNFFEATQMAVVVLDRDLRIRSFTDSALSVFSITPADKGRRITHVSSVLSDVDYLKDIKKVVAGGDIAVRNVSTSDGSKTWVMRIAPYRTSDGCVEGATMTLNDVTADLAIQSELDTQSRRLQLALSVAGIGVWEYLVESGETKLDENERLLLGVGPTESIDVDAIIARIHPEDRPAVESSLRRAISGETDYQAMFRVKGLSGELRYLRGLGSLVEGEVPKRLVGVNFDVTAEQLLKQARETMLSELNHRVKNLFAVINGLVAIASQHTDSVDELVSDVRERIGALGRAHSLTQVTEDNGPVFLKSLVETSLSPYLGHHTITLRGDDVLIGYQQITSLALIFHEWATNATKHGALRNGSGQLDVDWRLNEEDSFRLRWTESVPPKNGSSVRKTGFGSKLIELSVQQLRGSLDIETTGSRRQMELTVPLGSQ from the coding sequence ATGACCCACGTCGATCGATTCCCGATCGTCGGTATCGGTGCGTCGGCCGGTGGTCTCGAAGCACTTGGAGACATGCTGTGCCAAGCGTCCGATGCCGATCCGATGGCCTATGTCATCGTGCAGCACCTGGACCCGAACCATCAAAGCCTGATGGCGGAGTTGCTCGGGCGCAAAACGCATGTTCCGGTCAAGCAGGTCGACAGTGGCGAGCCGGTTGAACCGGGTTGCGTTTATGTTATTCCACCCGGCAAGAACCTGGGCATCGAGAACGATCGCCTGGTGCTCCGCGATTTTGCTCAGCCGCGCGGTCTGCGCCGACCAATAGACGACTTCTTCGTCAGCCTCGCTGAACACCATGGCGCTGACGCTGCGTGCGTCATCCTGTCAGGAACCGGGGCGGACGGCACGATCGGTCTGCGCAGCATCAAGGAACATGGCGGTGTCGGTCTGGTGCAGGCGCCGGAGACCGCCGGTTACGACGGTATGCCTTCGTCTGCGGTGGCCACCGGCCTGGTCGATTTCATCTGCGACGCGCCGGATATCATTTCCACCCTCAAACGCTATTTCGAACGCCGCGACGACCCGGACGGCACGGGTCAGGCTACCTCGGTTGCGGGGTGCATCGGCGAACTGTGCAAGAGCCTGTCGGCTACGACCGGGCATGATTTCGCTGGCTACAAGAAAACCACCGTGTCACGGCGGATCGAGCGCCGAATGCAGATTCTGAATATCGGCGACGCCGGCGAGTATGTTGAACGCGTCAGGTCGGATGCCAATGAAGTCGACCTGTTGTTTCGAGACTTGTTGATCAACGTCACCCGCTTTTTCCGCGATCCCGAATACTTCGACGTGCTCGATCAGACGGTGATCCGTCCGTTGGTAGAGGAAGCGGACGACGAGGTTCGTATCTGGGTGCCAGGCTGTTCAAGTGGCGAAGAGGCTTACTCCATTGCCATGTTGGTTGCCAACGCGCTCGACAGTCTGTCGTGCGACGCCAAGGTCCATATATTCGCCACCGACATCGACAGCGCCATGCTGGCGGTGGCGCGCGAAGGTCGCTATCCGCCGGCAAGCTTCGCCGACATCCCGGAAAAGATGAGATCGAGATACACCATCGGTGACAGCACCGGTTTTCGAATCGTCCCGCGAATTCGCGACATGATCCGGTTTTCCGAACACAGCTTGGTCAAGGACGCACCGTTCTCGCGGATAGACCTGATTTCGTGCCGCAATCTGCTCATCTACTTCGAGACCAAGCTGCAGCAGGTGGTGTTACCGCTGTTTCACTATGCCCTGAATGCCGGTGGTTACCTGTTTCTCGGGTCGTCCGAAAGCGTAGGCCGGTTCGACGACTTGTTCGACCCGCTGGATCGAAGAGCACGCATCTTCACCCGACGCGACGGCAATACCAAGTACCTGACCTACTTGCCGCTGAATAGCACCGCCAGTCGTCACCGGTCGTCACGCATGCCGGCCGGTACGAAAGCTGCGTCGCCGGCTGCGTGGGAAGAAAGCATAGCGACGCGGCGTGTGCTTGATTCCTATGCGCCTGCATCGATGGTGGTTGGCGCGGACGGAGAGATACTGGTTACCAATGGCCAGCTGGGGAAGTTTTTCGAGTTTCGTGCCGGGCGGTTTGCTTCGCAGCTGGCACCGGCCTTGGCGCGAGCTGGGCTGCGGGAAGTGTTGTCGCCTCTGCTTCAACAAGCCTCGCAATCGCGTAAGCGAATGATTGCGCGCGACGTCGAAGTACGCGCCGAGTTCGGTGTGCAGCAGGTCGATGTGGTTGTCGACCCCTTGCCCGATGACACGATGCTGCTGATCTTCAAGTCGGTTGCGCCGTTCAAGGCTTTCTCGCAAGACGATTTCATCGATTTTCAACCGGGCGGCAGTCAGGTCGAGTTACTGGAAGACGAACTACGGCTCACGCGCTACCGCCTGCGCGGCACCGTGGAAGAGCTTGAAACGGCAAACGAAGAGCTCAAGAGTTCCAACGAAGAAATGATGTCGATGAACGAAGAGCTGCAATCCACCAACGAGGAACTCAGTACAGTCAACGATGAATTGAAGGACAAGGTTGATCAGCTGACTGTGGCCAATGCCGATTTGCGCAACTTCTTCGAAGCGACCCAGATGGCCGTGGTTGTCCTCGATCGTGACCTGAGGATCAGAAGCTTTACCGATTCGGCGCTGTCTGTGTTTTCGATAACCCCTGCGGATAAAGGCCGCAGGATTACGCATGTGTCGAGTGTTCTCAGTGATGTCGACTACCTCAAAGACATCAAGAAGGTCGTGGCCGGCGGTGATATTGCAGTCCGCAATGTCTCCACCAGTGACGGCAGCAAAACCTGGGTGATGAGGATCGCACCTTACCGTACCAGCGATGGCTGTGTAGAGGGGGCAACGATGACCTTGAACGATGTGACTGCCGATCTGGCTATCCAATCCGAGCTCGACACGCAGAGCAGGCGCCTGCAACTTGCGTTGTCGGTTGCGGGCATCGGGGTATGGGAATATCTCGTGGAGTCCGGCGAGACCAAGCTGGACGAGAACGAACGCCTGTTGCTCGGTGTCGGCCCCACCGAATCGATCGACGTGGACGCGATCATCGCCAGGATCCATCCCGAAGACCGACCAGCCGTCGAGTCGAGCCTGCGTCGGGCGATCTCGGGCGAGACCGACTATCAAGCCATGTTCCGCGTCAAAGGCCTGTCAGGCGAGTTGCGTTATCTGCGCGGCCTGGGGAGCCTGGTGGAAGGCGAAGTGCCGAAGCGGCTGGTCGGCGTCAACTTCGATGTCACGGCGGAACAATTGCTGAAGCAGGCGCGCGAGACCATGCTGAGCGAGCTCAACCATCGCGTTAAAAATCTTTTCGCAGTCATAAACGGTTTGGTCGCTATCGCATCTCAACATACCGACAGCGTGGATGAACTGGTGAGTGACGTCCGGGAAAGGATCGGCGCATTGGGGCGTGCCCATTCGCTTACCCAGGTTACCGAAGACAACGGCCCGGTGTTCCTGAAAAGTCTGGTCGAGACTTCGCTCAGCCCCTACCTGGGTCACCACACCATCACGCTGAGAGGTGACGACGTCTTGATTGGGTACCAACAAATCACCTCGCTCGCGCTGATTTTTCACGAGTGGGCGACCAATGCGACCAAACATGGCGCGCTGCGTAATGGGAGCGGGCAACTCGACGTCGACTGGCGGCTCAATGAAGAAGACTCATTTCGACTGCGTTGGACCGAATCCGTGCCGCCCAAGAACGGCTCCTCGGTACGCAAAACCGGCTTTGGGTCCAAGCTCATTGAACTGTCGGTACAACAACTGCGGGGATCGCTGGACATCGAAACCACGGGAAGCCGCAGACAAATGGAGTTGACCGTACCGTTGGGTAGCCAGTAG